The DNA window CCCGTATTGAGAGTCGGAGCATCATCATCAACTAgttctttgatgagtttctttcctaggatcatcccagcagctaatctttcatttgctattttagcctgttcttcagtcaacttcctgtgaaaaggttttgactgatagtgagaaaatcctgcctgcaccattttcgaaccttcttgtccattcttgtggcttctttggtaacgtctCCACTGTGTTCGAGTCATGggattctttcctttgtagtttggagatatgtaatcttttcttttagatccactatcagtccaagaaccttcagcattggttccatcgccttgaatctgccattctgggcgtttacctctgaagttaataggtttcacccatttgtcttcagggacatccgtcttgggacggaaagtccttggtttttcaaacatcttcctgtattctccagcccttcgaccactgttttctcctgtatacatgaattgacgattcttgcctcgacgagggtcgaacctcactttgtttgcagcatcgacattgaaaacagcatcacaccttgggcataatccaacttgggagttgttattgtggcatctctcaaggaatttcaaaagactttcttttggttcaggataaaccatgttcaaaactttgccatcagtagcgccgttttgctttctaacgaaaccatcagtagtctcgaccatcatcacatcagcaagctcagtatagtgagcctcttcgacttgcaaaggatcagtatcaacttgcattgatgactttggcttttctccaaattgtaaccttccttctttcaaagctttttgcactaaatccctgaaaaggacacattgagaagttttatgacccaagaaattatgaaatttgcaaaatcctctttttttcttttgttcaagaggaggatttttaagtcccgggggtactatgatttgcccatcagaaaccaacaaatcaaatatttcatcacattttgttatatcaaatgaatacgttttactagaaaatttttcattcttactttcaaccagatttttatcttttgaaggtttaagcaatttacagatatatggtggccctggctttaattcagccacgttgacctctccctcttcgtattcactgtcgctattagagtcgaactcacttgtagtaacataagctattttttctttcttatgatatttactagctctggctttttcagcttttagcctttcgacctggcgtactctatctgccagttgtgccatatctctcaaatgttgggtgtctaatttcttccttatggaataatctaacccacctgcagccatttcgactaactcatgttcaggaatttgtgtaaaacatctagctttcagtaacctaaaacggtttagatagtcatcgactgattctgtaccctttcgcctaactccagccaattctttcaagctgattttcgactgtcccatataaaattgttcatgaaacaatcgttctaattggttccatgagaacaaagattggggagataaggtcgtgaaccaagtaaatgcatttttcgttaaagaacttggaaaatacttcatctttaaattttcattgtttgctatttctccagcctctgtctggaacctagcaatatgttcgactgtcgactcgccagtctcaccagcaaatttggtgaattttgggactttccaccccctaggcaattctgtttgccttacatattctgacaacggggaaacgaaatttggtctatgcaaacctacatttattccattctgaactaaaatttgttcaactacattagagatattattgtgtccaatattgacatcttgctggatgttcctaagaacctggtcagcatcttgatgcctttgtactattctagggatctcttgctcaatttgatctccttgtcctataggttcgacccctctcacattcgacccttgagtagtcgaaaggtttggttgtgggggcgctccaaagaaatctgcaattctggccatttgtcccgccaatatttcataactttgattcgtgttatttatcatgggagtaaaaacagttcccatttgttgagtaagggcattcaccatttcatgattactttcgtccatttgttgtcgaattgacaacattgacgtagtacttaaagatggcaaaacctggtgattatatcctatgcctataggtcgaccccctgaatttgatgtgcttgtagccatcatgctgtcagaatataatgaaggatttgtgtgcaaaccttgcatcatagacgtgggcattccaaactgagggttaaaacctggtggaggcatcattccatgaaacggcggtcgtaatggattcaacggtgaccgtacattcgttggtgatgataccattattgctgccgtggatccaccagtatttgttgttcccACTGGGGATGAATCTGCGGCATTTTGCGGTGTTGCTCCGGTTagaacacctccttgatttccagaaagatcagaattatttgtattaacttcagccatgttagttaatttccgaccacttcttaatatcatacataactattatactaacaaatataaaacaaacagcaattgacgagtcccactgggcgtgccaatttgtttacccagaaaaatggtaaacaagcgctagtttcctttttaaatgttacttttgcggaatcaactagaatactccaggactaattgctttattttgttatattatgtgtatctggtttgtattaaatgcaacagtaactttaaaataaaagtaaacactgaaattaaaggctttaaagtaaatcaaagcaataaaaaagcagtaaatgtgcactgaaagatgagatataacgtaaaatgattgcattaattaaactggtacgcatacgtacattccaaagttgcactcgtcactcatttttgcacagagatttgagtttacttgtgtttatgtagaaaatgcggacccctaactattcctatggaacttgcttaaatagtaaaaataaaataactactactaacggtcgactggttatcagtcaacacgtgtcttcgacatgcaagatcttcaattgtgagacttccacgcgtcctgtaagAACTGCTAGAAAACcgcttgaaactgcctcttaacttctaatacctctcgacttccacttcagtttctgcagcaaaattcttaagtcttcgcatacttttggtcgaacgctgaagcctctgataatctttctagtcgaacaacttcgactactaagcattacttagtcgaactgATTCGACCCAAAGGGTAATGTAgatatttaattgaggcccaattaccaatttagagcctttttaccaaattgaggcccaattaccaattttgagccccagttgcccatttattggtaagtcgaaatcctagggtaacacactgacagtttaaaatatttttacactgtcaaccaatcacaaccatgtatctaattaaaacataattttaatttaaaaaaactaatataaccttgtatctaattaaaatataattttaatttaaaaaaactaatatgacatggcaagtgtaagaattttgattggttgtatgtgtaaaattagTTTACACTATCAGTGCACTACCATTAAACTCTATCTTTAAAATGAAATTCACTACAAAACTAAAGGAATTAAAATCACATATAACCCAAATTCCACGAAAGTGTTTAAGGAGAAATTTTTAGTTCAAAATATAGACAAATTATTTACTTTTGACCTTTTCTGTTACTTCTAAATTTTGGATAAAtccttttaaatataattttcctCAATTAGGTTTTAAGTTTTATTCCgatcaaaaaagaaaaatagcacgtggtatttaaaaaaaattgtattttacacCGAAACAAAAGAACCCATTCGTTCTCCTTAATTTTTTTCCCAACCACGAGAGGAAGAGATTGAAGAATGAAAACCAACTTGAAATCtataacaagaaaaaaaaaaaaaaaactgaattttATTTCCATCACCGAATGCAAACACTCCCACCCTAAAATCAACACCTCTTTCTCAACCCATCCACCAATTTTTGCCACTCCCACCTTATCTCTCCCCATTAAAAAGTTATTATGATAATGTAAAAAAAGTTAATAACATAAATATAGGATATGTGTGTTCTCATTTCTTTTTTATTCTGGTCTCTGATACAAATGCGGATTAATACAAAGATTAGGTGCCACAAAATAGGAAACAAATGAAACTGCTAGCAGCATAACATTTTTTAACATAGATTAACATCAGACACTAAAAATGATGATTAATTTTACAATGATGAAATCCAAATaaaaagtaaaagactaaaacaaacaCACTCTACATTTGCACTAACGAAACATAtatttaaatctttttcttacattCAAAACATGTGGGAGTATCGATTAACAGACAAGGATTAGCTAACTTTAAATTATTGTAATTTTGATAACTTTTTCTCTATCTCTCTTAACTATCATTCTCTCATCTAATATCTATCTTCAAAATGAACTAAAGTCATCAAACTTACTAACCAGGAAAGTCACCAAACCTTTCCCATCAATAACATATTGGATTTGAGAGGAAACCTTTGGCAGTACTTGGTCCTGCCCCACACCCTTTCCCATCCTATAGTCCCCATACTCATTAGTCAATCCtctaaaaatacaaatattttccAACGGAACATAAGCATATTGATTGCAGTGTTTTTAAACTTGGAAGCATGTCAGATACATATAATCATTCTAAACTTGGAAGCATGACAACATTCATATAATCATTCTTAAAGTATTTAGTACTTCACAACTAGGCCCTTGACAATCCTCGTAGCCTAAGTGTATATTTTTGCTGGCAACAAAATGATTTCAAACATCAAAACACCAATCAACCTCACAAATGAGACTAGGTAGATAACGTACTTCTTTGAATCTATATGTCTACAATTTTCAGGGTACAATATGACAATCAAAAACAAAGAGAGCCTACCCTGCATATAAATTGTCAAAAATTATATCCTGGGTAAAATGCCTGATGGTTCCTAACCAATTCTGCAGTATGCACTCTATTCTTTTACAAAGTTTGAAGAGTAATACCACACAGCACAGCGCTCAAACCTTAAACAAACCTCAAAATATGCATCTTTTGTTGCCACGAAAGAGAGCATGCTCCTTCATGTGTTCCCCTTGCAAACAGCCACATTCATGAAAATCGCCGTAGCTTCATCCAAGTATAACTAGATGGAGTTAAAGGAGCACTGTTCAATGAATTGGCAAATGAAAAAGATGTTAAGCTGTTACCTATTAATCCATAACATATACAAGCATGAGAAATTCTTAGAATCCCATTTATACAAGAGAGTCATTCCATATGTGCACTCATGCCTTCACTTATAATAATTGGCACTTGGATAATAAATTGTTTCAATTATAGTAAGCTATGTTGAAATTTCTATTCATGTAGACAGGCATAAGCCCCATAGCCTAAGGACTCATTTGGTTTGAGACATTATTCCTAAGAGAAACAGTGAAAACTAATTCTTTTTGTCATCACAATTTCAcaaaaaaatctttgaaaacaagaaattaaattaatagaAGCTGACACTTTTGCAATTAAAgatgaaaatattaataaaaaaaattaatccaaGAAGtccttaaatttttttatgtagCTGAATCTCTGTTAACCTAAAAAGTCAGAGACACGGTTTCTATGCAAGGCAAGATCTGATACAATCCAAAATGTGGCTAGATTATTAGTAGATTATCACACTATACAACCAATCATGATTCAATATTCAAACTTCATTCTTCGGATACAGATAAAGggaaaattgaaaataatatgaACATTTTCATTTTCTATACTGTAGTTTATAATGTCCACATTTCCGAGACTGGAAAAGGTGTTCTAAATAAAGGGAAAATACAGACGTATCAAACGCAGTAATAGCAAGTACAGAAGTATGTACCttctttaaaatatttcaattatctAGCAGTCCAAAGCTACTGGGTGGCCAAACCTGATAGTACAAAAAATTTAACATATCTTTACACTAGATTCAGTTAAATAGAACAAATTCGCACTTGAAAGAGAAGTGTGTAACAAATATGTAGTTTTTTAGGGATCAAGAAAAATTATATTAGCAAAGCataatagcatgaaagtaattaaTCAGAAGGACCTAGTTCCAATTGGCTAATGATGTCCTCACTACAATAATCGATGAAGTTTTTTCAGTATATCACATCTAGATCAGCAACGAACATCTAGAATTTCTTTATCCATTAAATTTACAATTTATAAACATAGAATCAGTAGATGTTTCCAAGTACAGGTACAAGTCCGGAGAGAACATAGAAGCAGTCATGTGATAATAGAACAGTATCATAAGAACCCTAGCTCCCTCAAAATTATTCAGGAAAAATAATATTGAACCACATGAAAGTAaggtataaataaatttcatcATAAACATCTAATAATCAAAATAATGTAGAGAAACCTATTGAACCCAAATGGAACTATAAAAATTGAAGAATATAGTATGAGGCACGAAAGATACCCGCAAAAACACTTTTCCTTTTATAAGGCCATATGGAACAGGACCAAAGTGACGTGAATCACGCGAAGCATAGATGTTATCTCCTTGAATCCAAACATGCCCCTTTGGCACCTACGGAAAAAAATGTTGATAAATTAAGCAATAAATTAAACTTATAAACAGAAGTTAAATAAAATTACTAGGATGATttataacaagaaaaataaatccaATCTGCAAGACATGTATTCCAAGCAAATGGAGAAGAAATAAGATAGTCCTTTAATAAGTTATTGATTATAGAGTTTTAAGACTCAACAAGGAGAATTGGATCAGAAAGATGCTTTGTTACATGGAATCAAGGACATCTGTAAGCTTGAGTAAATCAGTATTGCAATCTAAAAAATGACCAATTGCCTCAGCCAAGAGCATAGGGATATTTCTAGTATCATAACCAGACACCATAATCAAATAACTGAACTTTTATCATAATTGTTATGGTAAAATAATGACAACCACCAAGTGAGCAAATCATATAAATGCATTTCATCAAGGCTCATTGAAAATAGTCAGCATATCTGCTATATGGAACCTTATGAATTATCTAATTTGAAGAAACACTCTGATAAAACTGTACTTTCTATTCCATATATATAAAAGAAGTAGGAAATTGCATTCAATCATTCTCTTAATTAAATCCATTCACTGAAATTATCACCTTGACATCTAACTCAGTTGAATGGACAACCCAAAAGACTCATCTAAATGGGACATACCACACAAGTAATAACTCTCTTATTGAACACATGTTAATCAATGGCGTGCAATCTCACAGCCAACAGTTCTTAAACCTTCTCCCACTCACTATAATCAAGCAAAATAAAACATTCATGTGATACTTTCCAAGACAATATATTCGCATACTTCTCCGCAACTACAGCTAAGGCTGTCATCCACATCTGATCATGAATCTCCATAATATCATGAATTGCTTGTGACTACAGCCATTACCATAACtgatatttaaaaatagttttgttacAACAAAAAGTTTCATATTGTTTAAGAACCAAGGCTAACAGTAGTTTATAAGCATTCACTCTCCTCAACCTAATGGGGAGGATTTTAACTAAAGATCAGAGTGTAAAGACTCACATTCATATAAGACCCAAAACAAACAACACCACAGAAAAGCAGTGATACACACTTAAGTTCGAAACATTGACGTTGGAAAGAGGGTTCAACTCACATGCTATACATAGGTGACTTTCGAATACTTTCCTGATCAACACTTTCTTCGAGCACTAATAGATCCTTTAGCCCCTTAACCTAGATTGGGGACTACTGTTCCAGGACTCCAAAAGAGTTTCACATTGGAGAATCGAGGCTTAGGATAGTTTTTAAACTTACTGGGTCGTCTTTAAAATACGGACAAAACTATTAGGGCCTCATAATTATTGACCTAATGTGAGAGCAATCAAGGGCATATTTTCAAAGACACCCCAAACATGACTCTGCCACTAACAGgccggtaataatttgaaaaaaaggaATAAATTAGACATAATCACAAATGTCGGGGCGCAGGTCGGTGCTACATAGTTCGCAACAATGTACTTCAAATAAActacaaaaatcaaaatcaaaaccaaaacaGACAATAgataaaacaaagaacaaaccatTAAGCACACACACCACAGCAGTTCTAGAGGAATCAGAACCCGAAGCATCAAAGAAAGTAACAGTATCCCCTTCCATAGCAACAACACGCTTTGTTAAGTTCCGGTTAGGGTTCAAAGGAGACTGTACAAGAACCAAGTCACCGTGACCAACTTTCCCAATCCGCGGAGATAGGTGTTCGACGAGAACAACATCGCCGGCGATATTTAGGGTAGGGAGCATGCTAGGTCCGTACGCCTGCAAACAGAGGATTCCAGCAATTGAGTCAATAGTGAATGCAAGAAATcacaaagaagaagatgaatgcgAATGGAACGGAATGAATACGTGAGTTGGGGAACAGAGGTAGTTGGCGGTGAAGTGAAGGCAACACAAGAACTTTGCGATTATCGCAGTGCGATCCAACGCTTCTTTCGTAGCGCTTCTAATGTTATTCATAAACGTCATAGCTCTTGAGGACTGAATGGGAATGTGTAAGAAAGAAATTGTTTTCGGAATTCTAATATGACGATGAAATTAAGGAGTACTACACCATATATGGGTAAATAGTTGAGTAAAATTTAGTCTCCCTTTggatattttgaaaagaaaatgcagaatgaaaagaaacaaaataaaataatggattttttattttattatatgttattttcaataaaaaaaaaacatataaagaaAGTCATTAGTACACAAGGGCATGAAATCTTTAACACTCGTCGTTAGTTCTTGGTAAAGAACAAGAAGAAAGGAAGCCAATATCATAACTATTTGTGTTCTTAAGACTCCCAAAACATTTAAATTTAAGAGTCTCTAATGTCATTAACTTGTTCGCACTTTTTTCACACCATTCTCTAATGTTGGTGGGCTTTATTACCCTACCTTTCTCGTTCAGATTCCTAATAATCACCATTGAaagaaaaaattgaaagagaaaatGGAAGAGATAGTAACATACTTGTACTTGTAAATGGGGTTTTAGAGCTtgagtttgaaaaaaaaatatatgatatgCGCATGAAGGACTCTTTTATAATGATTCACAGGTTAGCCTTAGGAGTAATCAACGACCTCTCACTAGGCACACTAACAGTTGCAAAAGATTGTCCACATCTTTGACACGTGTGATGGCTTAAGGTAGATTTTGGCATCCCCAAACAAATCCATCATTAACCACATTTAACGTTGCACATATACTAACCTCAACTGAGGTTTAATGGTTCACCTCGATTGACACATGGAGACTTACTCCTAGTTATGTTTGAGGGACTCGCCCTAAGCTATGTTGAGGAGTTCATCTAAATTCGTAGGAATGAGGTGGTCAATTTAAATCTCTTTGTCCTTTACAAGCCCTCGTGTTTGAAGGGTTGTGTAATGTTATAATTGTTTCACATGAGGCAACTTGAAATTCACAAAGGGCGAACAAATAACACATATAGCCAAAAGTAAGGCTTATAATCGCCCATCCATCGTGATATGTGTCAATCGTGTGTAACGTCCGCCCATTGACTGCATTGCTCGCCCTATGATGGGCTTGGATAAAATCACTTGATACTTACCCACGGAACTTGAGGATTGACGTGTCCTATGACATTAACGGTATAGAAACTCTATCAAAGGGAAAAGCTACATTCTCCTAATAAAATAGAGAGAATAATGGTTTCACGCTTCTATGAAGAGTAGAATAATCATCTCATAGGTCCAATAATCCAGGCCAAATAAACCTCTATATATACCTTAACCACTGAATTAAAAGAAACATTTAATTTACTCATAAGCCTCCTAGATACATAGTTTATCATCATCCATGTGTAAGTTTGCTTTAACTCCAATCACAATCATAGAACACTTAGACAACCCTACACGATTAAGGGTTGTCAATCATTGTACTTTTAACAAGtacaatattaattataaaattcataaattatattgaaagcatataatttttttattattgaacgAAATCCATCAATTATGTATAATTTAACTCTTCTACACTTTCTATTGAAGTAAAAATATTCCTCCGCTTTaaacatatataataatatttaatttattacaattttaaaattttttaaaatcatagtggagttttaatttaaattggtTTTAGTTAAAAATGCAAGGCTGATCTGCAAATCTGAAACCACAATAAAATATGGAAAGCTATATTTGGTGCAGTAACCATTTATTCACAATTGAATAGTAAATGAATTAATAACAATTTGATTTTGATCGTATGTATAACAATCAAATATTGATCTTAAATTAATCTTAAATATTGATCTTAAATTTTTGTCTAAAATATTGATCTTAAATTAAAAGAGTTTGGTCTTAATCAGACACTCAAATATCAATAGACGTGTGAAATTGCAAAGTTGGCTTACTGCAACGAATCAAGATGGGTGTGTGATTGCATATTATGAATCAAGAAGGCCAGGATTGAACGGGgaaaatagagagagagagagagagagagagagagagagagagagagagagagagagagagagagagagagagaggggttgGTCCCTCCAAAAATTCAAAGGATCCCTATTTAGAAAAAATCTAAGAAAAGTATTGTCGCCTAGATTGTACTATGGCCATAAATACTTCATCAATTGATTTGCAATCATCAAAGTAGTCATCTTTGAGAACGTGTAAGGCAGGCTACATGATATAGCCTAAAATTTGACACGGTTATATCATAAAAAATTAGAGTTTATATTTGATTTGTCACACTTAAAATATGGTGAACCTACATAGGACCTCCAAAAAATTAAAACTCTAAACGTCATGGGTCAAAACACTCTGTTGAAAAAATTAGTGTGTATATAAGTCTCTGTGAATCGAAGTAGATAACCCTAAAATCTCTAAATTCTCATTTTCAAGAATATAGGAGCATTGAGCGTAAGAGTTAAATCCCACAACTAAGGTCGGCTATCACTTGATAAAAGAAGATAAATTTAAAGAAAATCCCACAACTTCACCAACTACTCATCACAGCCTTTGGAAAGCAAGTTGGAAGGTTCAAACTCCAAATAATACCAAAATAATTTTACGCAGACTCTCAATATTCTACCTACTAGAGAACAGTTGGAAAAAAGGCATATGTTTGGATACTATATGTCCTCTTTTGCAACAATGATAATGGGACCCTTGATCACCTTCATAACATCCTAATTAGTCAGGCAACTTGGGTTTCTACCTCCCTTAACAATTCATATACCACACCAAGCAAACCTCTCTGAGTGGATGCACCCCCTCCCTGGATATCATGTCAGACACAATGATCAACTAATTGTCTAGGCTTACTCTGCGAAAAATATGGAAAGGCATGAACCAATTGATCTTCAACAAAACTCTACTTTGTCCCATAGCTTTAGTTCCAAACGTTTTCGTGTTGTCTAATGAATTTAATGTTGAATATTTGTTAGAAAATGAG is part of the Vicia villosa cultivar HV-30 ecotype Madison, WI linkage group LG2, Vvil1.0, whole genome shotgun sequence genome and encodes:
- the LOC131647719 gene encoding uncharacterized protein LOC131647719, translated to MLSIRQQMDESNHEMVNALTQQMGTVFTPMINNTNQSYEILAGQMARIADFFGAPPQPNLSTTQGSNVRGVEPIGQGDQIEQEIPRIVQRHQDADQVLRNIQQDVNIGHNNISNVVEQILVQNGINVGLHRPNFVSPLSEYVRQTELPRGWKVPKFTKFAGETGESTVEHIARFQTEAGEIANNENLKMKYFPSSLTKNAFTWFTTLSPQSLFSWNQLERLFHEQFYMGQSKISLKELAGVRRKGTESVDDYLNRFRLLKARYTQHLRDMAQLADRVRQVERLKAEKARASKYHKKEKIAYVTTSEFDSNSDSEYEEGEVNVAELKPGPPYICKLLKPSKDKNLVESKNEKFSSKTYSFDITKCDEIFDLLVSDGQIIVPPGLKNPPLEQKKKRGFCKFHNFLGHKTSQCVLFRDLVQKALKEGRLQFGEKPKSSMQVDTDPLQVEEAHYTELADVMMVETTDGFVRKQNGATDGKVLNMVYPEPKESLLKFLERCHNNNSQVGLCPRCDAVFNVDAANKVRFDPRRGKNRQFMYTGENSGRRAGE
- the LOC131653359 gene encoding mitochondrial ATP-independent inner membrane protease subunit 1a-like, with the protein product MTFMNNIRSATKEALDRTAIIAKFLCCLHFTANYLCSPTHAYGPSMLPTLNIAGDVVLVEHLSPRIGKVGHGDLVLVQSPLNPNRNLTKRVVAMEGDTVTFFDASGSDSSRTAVVPKGHVWIQGDNIYASRDSRHFGPVPYGLIKGKVFLRVWPPSSFGLLDN